In Herpetosiphon gulosus, a single window of DNA contains:
- a CDS encoding uracil-DNA glycosylase family protein codes for MDQPFPLATACFKCWRRVQERNCIVHGYGDAKAKVMFVGEVPESLGANQTGVPWTRTVAGQRLQVLLRALRLRTASDPEHEEPRLVGAYLTYLVRCSTHADSPPTMVETSNCVAYLWRELVLVNPRIIVTVGEAPTRLMCAKLFGHVPGNVESMHAQPLPVDQRILLPMIDLETITKEEAHVFARVLSALLEE; via the coding sequence ATGGATCAACCGTTTCCGTTGGCGACCGCCTGTTTTAAATGTTGGCGCAGAGTCCAAGAACGCAACTGCATTGTGCATGGCTATGGCGATGCCAAGGCTAAAGTGATGTTTGTCGGCGAAGTGCCCGAAAGTTTGGGAGCCAATCAGACTGGCGTGCCATGGACGCGCACTGTCGCTGGTCAGCGTTTGCAGGTGTTGCTTCGCGCTTTACGCTTGCGCACTGCCTCTGATCCTGAGCATGAAGAACCCCGTTTGGTTGGCGCATACCTGACGTACCTAGTTCGTTGTAGCACCCACGCTGATAGCCCACCAACCATGGTCGAGACCTCGAACTGCGTTGCTTATCTTTGGCGCGAGCTGGTGTTGGTCAATCCACGCATCATCGTAACGGTTGGCGAAGCTCCAACCCGTTTGATGTGCGCCAAATTGTTTGGCCATGTACCAGGCAACGTCGAATCGATGCATGCCCAACCGTTACCTGTTGATCAACGGATTCTGCTGCCGATGATCGATCTTGAAACCATCACCAAAGAAGAAGCCCACGTTTTTGCTCGCGTCTTATCGGCCCTGTTGGAAGAGTAG
- the tyrS gene encoding tyrosine--tRNA ligase translates to MLTIDEILSRGVSEVIVEANVRRKLNAGKPLRLKLGIDPTRSDIHIGHAVALRKMRQFQELGHTVVLIVGDWTAQIGDPTGRDESRPRLTVEETKSNAKYYMDQVFKVIDPAKTEVRWQSEWFGQFDLEKAFGLIGRFTVNQMLAHETFRKRYEAGQQLTVLELMYPMLQAYDSIAIKPDIEFGGTDQKFNILAGRQLMEQMGMEPQDVILVPLIIGTDGRKMSKSFNNSVDILMSPNDKYGKIMSMGDDVLPVYYEVWSDAPLAEVKAMPEAIKTGSVNPRDLKMQLARDIIRQLDGEAAAAEAEAEFIRVFQQRDLPTDMPEVALSEATNIVDLLVSTKLAASKGEARRLIDGGGVRLAGEKIGSYDSLIQPIGEQILQVGRRKFVKLLGN, encoded by the coding sequence ATGTTGACGATTGATGAAATTTTATCGCGGGGCGTATCTGAGGTGATTGTTGAGGCCAATGTTCGCCGCAAATTAAACGCTGGCAAACCATTACGGCTCAAACTGGGCATCGACCCCACCCGCAGCGATATTCATATTGGCCATGCTGTGGCGTTGCGCAAGATGCGCCAATTTCAAGAGCTTGGCCATACCGTCGTGTTGATTGTGGGCGACTGGACGGCCCAAATCGGCGACCCAACGGGCCGCGACGAAAGCCGCCCACGTTTGACGGTCGAAGAAACCAAAAGCAACGCCAAATATTACATGGATCAAGTATTTAAAGTGATTGATCCAGCCAAAACCGAGGTTCGTTGGCAAAGCGAATGGTTTGGTCAGTTTGATCTTGAAAAGGCTTTTGGCTTGATCGGGCGTTTTACGGTTAACCAAATGTTGGCCCACGAAACCTTTCGCAAGCGCTACGAAGCCGGTCAGCAGTTGACCGTACTTGAGTTGATGTACCCAATGCTGCAAGCCTACGATTCAATCGCAATCAAGCCGGATATTGAGTTTGGTGGCACTGACCAAAAATTCAACATTTTGGCTGGGCGGCAATTGATGGAACAAATGGGCATGGAGCCGCAGGATGTGATCCTTGTGCCATTAATTATTGGGACTGATGGCCGCAAGATGAGCAAAAGCTTCAACAACTCGGTCGATATTTTGATGTCGCCCAACGATAAATATGGCAAAATTATGTCGATGGGTGATGATGTTTTGCCAGTTTATTACGAAGTTTGGAGCGATGCCCCGCTAGCTGAAGTCAAGGCTATGCCGGAAGCGATCAAAACTGGCAGCGTCAATCCCCGCGATCTCAAGATGCAACTGGCACGTGATATTATTCGCCAACTCGATGGTGAAGCGGCGGCGGCTGAAGCTGAAGCTGAATTTATTCGGGTCTTTCAACAACGCGATTTACCAACCGATATGCCTGAAGTAGCGCTCAGCGAAGCTACCAACATTGTCGATTTGTTGGTTTCGACCAAGCTGGCCGCTAGCAAAGGCGAGGCCCGCCGCTTGATCGATGGCGGTGGCGTGCGCTTGGCGGGCGAAAAAATCGGCAGCTACGATAGCCTTATTCAACCAATTGGCGAACAAATTTTACAAGTTGGGCGGCGCAAATTTGTGAAATTACTTGGTAATTAG